The proteins below are encoded in one region of Brassica napus cultivar Da-Ae chromosome A6, Da-Ae, whole genome shotgun sequence:
- the LOC106349118 gene encoding histidine-containing phosphotransfer protein 2, whose amino-acid sequence MDALVAQLQMQYRNYTVSLYQQGFLDDQFTELKKLQDDASPDFVAEVLSLFFEDCVKLIGNMARALDQTGTVDFSQVGASVHQLKGSSSSVGAKRVKGLCVTFKEYCEANNYEGCVRCLQQVDIEYKALQTKLQDMFNLEKQIIQAGGKVPQVDIN is encoded by the exons ATGGACGCTCTCGTTGCTCAGCTACAGATGCAGTATCGTAATTACACAGTTTCTCTCTACCAACAG GGCTTTCTGGATGATCAGTTTACTGAGTTGAAGAAGCTTCAAGATGATGCTAGTCCTGATTTTGTGGCCgaggttctctctctcttctttgaaGATTGTGTCAAGCTTATCGGCAACATGGCCAGAGCTTT GGACCAGACAGGAACTGTGGATTTTAGTCAGGTTGGTGCGAGCGTGCATCAATTGAAGGGTAGTAGCTCCAG TGTTGGTGCCAAGAGGGTCAAAGGCTTGTGTGTTACCTTCAAGGAGTACTGCGAGGCTAATAACTACGAAGG GTGTGTGAGATGTCTGCAGCAGGTGGATATCGAGTACAAGGCGTTACAGACCAAGCTTCAAGACATGTTCAAT CTGGAGaaacaaatcattcaagctGGTGGTAAAGTTCCTCAAGTGGATATTAACTAA
- the LOC125574899 gene encoding uncharacterized protein LOC125574899 — MSQSLLHVCKICGKWFATAKGVYGHQRVHSELKRKPRVRVCSVSTSIESKALDPSLSLKESSSYSFMSEVEKQEMDEAAMSLVMLSEGVCVDQPKQEFFSEVSATCSDVVVAQALPSPLRSKSLAKREGNLSYRIKICGKSFERSLGGHSLPVLADSGAKKVVPEPSCFEVSQEELVERGDADVEEHSVEAKQGFSKVSSHSGFEKSSSYSDVVAQEALLIPLGSRLQEAPESNSSYRCKVCGKSFGCFQSLGGHQNLHIGGKRKRSEAEKIVPQPSSFEVSQEEHSVELKEGFEKLSTCSDVLAQPSSCRKDYRVTPAMRML, encoded by the coding sequence ATGTCTCAGAGCCTTCTTCACGTTTGCAAAATCTGCGGAAAATGGTTCGCAACTGCAAAAGGAGTGTACGGTCACCAGAGGGTTCACTCTGAGTTGAAACGGAAgcctagggttagggtttgcTCTGTTTCGACCTCCATCGAATCTAAAGCCCTTGATCCTTCGTTGTCGCTCAAAgagtcttcttcttattcttttatgAGTGAGGTTGAGAAACAAGAGATGGATGAAGCTGCGATGAGCTTGGTTATGCTTTCTGAAGGAGTTTGTGTTGATCAGCCGAAACAAGAGTTCTTCAGTGAAGTGTCTGCTACTTGCAGTGATGTTGTTGTTGCTCAGGCGTTGCCTTCTCCTCTGAGGAGTAAGTCGCTGGCGAAACGAGAGGGTAACTTGAGCTATAGAATCAAAATTTGCGGCAAGAGTTTTGAGCGTTCTCTAGGTGGTCATTCACTGCCTGTGTTGGCTGACTCAGGAGCTAAGAAGGTTGTTCCAGAACCATCATGCTTTGAGGTCTCTCAGGAGGAGTTGGTTGAACGTGGAGATGCTGATGTGGAAGAACATTCTGTTGAGGCGAAGCAAGGTTTCAGTAAAGTGTCTTCTCACTCAGGTTTCGAAAAGTCTAGTAGTTACAGTGATGTTGTTGCTCAAGAAGCGTTGCTTATTCCATTGGGAAGTAGGTTGCAGGAAGCACCAGAGAGTAACTCTAGCTATAGATGCAAAGTATGCGGCAAGAGTTTTGGGTGTTTTCAATCTCTAGGAGGCCACCAAAATCTTCACATAGGGGGTAAAAGGAAGAGATCAGAAGCTGAGAAGATTGTTCCACAACCATCAAGCTTCGAGGTCTCTCAGGAGGAACATTCTGTGGAGTTGAAAGAAGGTTTCGAAAAGTTGAGTACTTGCAGTGATGTTCTTGCTCAACCATCATCTTGCAGAAAGGATTACAGAGTAACTCCAGCTATGAGAATGTTGTAG
- the LOC106349116 gene encoding alpha-glucan phosphorylase 1 isoform X1, which translates to MDTMRISGVSSGAESLMHHNALSSLVGRRCDNGRWRRTRMFPARSRTWRLSPKKTLFPSVKAVSSEPKEKVADVVIDSEQEGFSSLSPFGPDAASVASSIKYHSEFTPLFSPEKFELPKAFFATAKSVRDALIINWNATYEYYNRVNPKQAYYLSMEFLQGRALSNAVGNLGLTGAYADALKSLGFDLESVASQEPDPALGNGGLGRLASCFLDSMATLNYPAWGYGLRYKYGLFKQRITKDGQEEAAEDWLELSNPWEIVRNDVSYPVKFYGKVVSGSDGKKQWIGGEDIVAVAYDVPIPGYKTKTTINLRLWSTKAPSADFDLSSYNSGKHTEAAQALFNAEKICYVLYPGDESNEGKALRLKQQYTLCSASLQDIIARFETRSGGSVNWEEFPEKVAVQMNDTHPTLCIPELMRILMDLKGLSWEDAWKITQRTVAYTNHTVLPEALEKWSLDLMGKLLPRHVEIIETIDEELVSTIVSEYGTEDPDLLKEKLKAMRILENVELPSAFADVIVKPKKKTVTAKNTEESKEDAQTVVKKEQEEEVEVIPEPTVKLPKMVRMANLAVVGGHAVNGVAEIHSEIVKKDVFNEFVKLWPDKFQNKTNGVTPRRWISFCNPYLSDIITNWIGTEDWVLNTEKLAELRKFADDEALQSEWRAAKKKNKLKVVSLIKERTGYTVNPDAMFDIQIKRIHEYKRQLLNILGIVYRYKKMKEMSASEREKAFVPRVCIFGGKAFATYLQAKRIVKFITDVGSTINNDPEIGDLLKVIFVPDYNVSVAELLIPASELSQHISTAGMEASGTSNMKFSMNGCILIGTLDGANVEIREEVGEENFFLFGAKADEIVNLRKERAEGKFVPDPIFEEVKQYVRSGVFGSNYDELIGSLEGNEGFGRADYFLVGKDFPSYVECQEKVDEAYRDQKRWTRMSILNTAGSFKFSSDRTIHEYAKDIWNIKQVELP; encoded by the exons ATGGATACGATGCGAATCTCCGGCGTATCGAGCGGAGCTGAGAGTTTGATGCATCACAATGCCTTGTCTAGCCTCGTTGGTCGTCGCTGCGACAATGGAAGATGGAGAAGAACGAGGATGTTCCCGGCGAGGAGCAGAACCTGGCGACTATCACCGAAGAAAACACTCTTTCCCTCGGTGAAAGCTGTCTCTAGCGAGCCTAAGGAGAAGGTCGCCGACGTAGTTATCGATTCCGAACAAG AAGGCTTTAGCTCTTTGAGTCCGTTTGGTCCAGACGCTGCTTCCGTTGCATCGAGTATTAAGTACCACTCCGAGTTCACGCCTTTGTTTTCTCCGGAGAAGTTTGAGTTGCCTAAGGCTTTCTTTGCTACTGCGAAAAGTGTTAGGGACGCTCTTATCATTAACTGGAACGCCACTTATGAGTATTACAACAGGGTGAATCCCAAACAGGCTTACTATTTGTCAATGGAGTTTCTGCAG GGTAGAGCCCTATCGAATGCAGTGGGGAACCTTGGGCTTACTGGCGCTTATGCTGACGCTTTGAAGAGTCTAGGCTTTGATTTGGAAAGCGTAGCTAGTCAG GAGCCAGATCCTGCACTTGGCAATGGGGGGCTCGGGAGACTTGCCTCTTGCTTTTTGGATTCCATGGCAACTTTGAATTATCCGGCATGGGGTTATGGACTTAGATACAAGTACGGCTTGTTCAAACAAAGAATCACAAAAGATGGACAGGAGGAAGCTGCAGAAGATTGGCTTgag CTAAGCAATCCTTGGGAAATAGTCAGAAATGATGTCTCCTATCCTGTCAAGTTCTATGGAAAAGTGGTTTCTGGATCAGATGGTAAGAAACAATGGATTGGTGGAGAAGACATTGTGGCCGTTGCTTATGATGTTCCAATACCTGGCTACAAAACTAAGACTACTATCAATCTACGTCTCTGGTCAACAAAAGCCCCTTCAGCAGATTTTGATTTGTCTTCTTATAACTCTGGGAAGCATACTGAGGCAGCACAAGCTCTATTTAACGCTGAAAAG ATTTGCTACGTGCTTTATCCCGGAGACGAGTCAAATGAAGGAAAGGCTCTTCGTCTGAAGCAACAGTACACTCTGTGCTCAGCCTCGCTCCAAGACATCATAGCACGCTTTGAGACAAGGTCTGGAGGAAGCGTCAACTGGGAGGAATTTCCAGAGAAGGTTGCAGTGCAGATGAATGACACTCACCCTACCTTATGCATTCCTGAGCTAATGAGGATTCTAATGGATTTGAAAGGACTAAGCTGGGAGGACGCTTGGAAGATCACACAGAG GACTGTGGCATACACAAACCATACAGTCTTGCCTGAGGCACTGGAGAAGTGGAGTTTAGACCTTATGGGGAAATTGCTACCTCGTCATGTGGAGATTATTGAAACGATTGATGAGGAG CTAGTTAGCACAATTGTTTCTGAGTATGGCACCGAGGATCCTGACTTACTCAAGGAGAAACTGAAGGCAATGAGGATCTTAGAAAACGTCGAGTTGCCTTCTGCTTTTGCGGATGTGATTGTGAagccaaagaaaaaaacagttaCTGCAAAAAACACTGAAGAGTCTAAAGAAGATGCTCAAACTGTGGTGaaaaaagaacaagaagagGAAGTAGAGGTTATCCCAGAACCGACAGTTAAACTACCAAAGATGGTCCGTATGGCCAACCTAGCTGTTGTGGGTGGTCATGCTGTAAATGGAGTTGCAGAGATACACAGTGAAATAGTGAAGAAGGATGTCTTTAATGAATTCGTTAAG TTGTGGCCAGACAAATTCCAGAATAAGACCAACGGAGTAACACCAAGGCGATGGATTAGTTTTTGCAACCCATACCTAAGTGATATTATAACTAACTGGATAGGCACAGAAGACTGGGTCTTAAATACTGAAAAGCTTGCGGAACTAAGAAAG TTTGCAGATGATGAAGCTCTTCAATCCGAGTGGAGGgcagcaaagaagaagaacaagttaaAGGTTGTATCACTAATCAAGGAAAGAACCGGATATACTGTCAACCCGGATGCAATGTTCGACATTCAG ATCAAACGTATCCACGAGTACAAGCGACAACTGCTTAATATCTTGGGAATTGTTTACCGCTACAAAAAGATGAAGGAGATGAGTGCAAGTGAAAGGGAGAAGGCCTTTGTTCCAAGAGTTTGCATATTTGGGGGAAAAGCATTTGCCACATATTTGCAAGCAAAGAGGATTGTGAAATTCATCACAGATGTTGGTTCTACTATTAACAATGATCCAGAAATAGGTGACCTGCTCAAG GTTATCTTTGTTCCTGATTACAATGTCAGTGTTGCTGAGTTGCTCATTCCAGCAAGTGAGCTTTCTCAGCACATCAG TACCGCTGGGATGGAAGCGAGTGGGACAAGCAACATGAAGTTTTCTATGAACGGTTGCATTTTGATTGGAACCTTGGATGGTGCCAATGTCGAGATTAGAGAAGAAGTTGGCGAAGAAAACTTCTTCCTCTTTGGTGCCAAAGCTGATGAGATTGTGAACCTTAGGAAAGAGAGAGCAGAGGGAAAG TTTGTTCCGGATCCTATTTTTGAAGAAGTCAAGCAATACGTTAGAAGCGGTGTCTTTGGCTCAAACTATGATGAACTGATTGGCTCTTTGGAAGGAAACGAAGGTTTTGGACGAGCTGATTACTTCCTCGTTGGCAAAGACTTTCCTAGTTACGTTGAATGCCAAGAAAAGGTTGACGAGGCATACCGAGACCAGAAA AGATGGACGAGAATGTCAATCTTGAACACGGCAGGCTCGTTCAAGTTTAGCAGTGACCGGACCATCCACGAATATGCCAAAGACATTTGGAATATTAAGCAAGTTGAACTTCCATGA
- the LOC106349116 gene encoding alpha-glucan phosphorylase 1 isoform X2, with amino-acid sequence MDTMRISGVSSGAESLMHHNALSSLVGRRCDNGRWRRTRMFPARSRTWRLSPKKTLFPSVKAVSSEPKEKVADVVIDSEQGFSSLSPFGPDAASVASSIKYHSEFTPLFSPEKFELPKAFFATAKSVRDALIINWNATYEYYNRVNPKQAYYLSMEFLQGRALSNAVGNLGLTGAYADALKSLGFDLESVASQEPDPALGNGGLGRLASCFLDSMATLNYPAWGYGLRYKYGLFKQRITKDGQEEAAEDWLELSNPWEIVRNDVSYPVKFYGKVVSGSDGKKQWIGGEDIVAVAYDVPIPGYKTKTTINLRLWSTKAPSADFDLSSYNSGKHTEAAQALFNAEKICYVLYPGDESNEGKALRLKQQYTLCSASLQDIIARFETRSGGSVNWEEFPEKVAVQMNDTHPTLCIPELMRILMDLKGLSWEDAWKITQRTVAYTNHTVLPEALEKWSLDLMGKLLPRHVEIIETIDEELVSTIVSEYGTEDPDLLKEKLKAMRILENVELPSAFADVIVKPKKKTVTAKNTEESKEDAQTVVKKEQEEEVEVIPEPTVKLPKMVRMANLAVVGGHAVNGVAEIHSEIVKKDVFNEFVKLWPDKFQNKTNGVTPRRWISFCNPYLSDIITNWIGTEDWVLNTEKLAELRKFADDEALQSEWRAAKKKNKLKVVSLIKERTGYTVNPDAMFDIQIKRIHEYKRQLLNILGIVYRYKKMKEMSASEREKAFVPRVCIFGGKAFATYLQAKRIVKFITDVGSTINNDPEIGDLLKVIFVPDYNVSVAELLIPASELSQHISTAGMEASGTSNMKFSMNGCILIGTLDGANVEIREEVGEENFFLFGAKADEIVNLRKERAEGKFVPDPIFEEVKQYVRSGVFGSNYDELIGSLEGNEGFGRADYFLVGKDFPSYVECQEKVDEAYRDQKRWTRMSILNTAGSFKFSSDRTIHEYAKDIWNIKQVELP; translated from the exons ATGGATACGATGCGAATCTCCGGCGTATCGAGCGGAGCTGAGAGTTTGATGCATCACAATGCCTTGTCTAGCCTCGTTGGTCGTCGCTGCGACAATGGAAGATGGAGAAGAACGAGGATGTTCCCGGCGAGGAGCAGAACCTGGCGACTATCACCGAAGAAAACACTCTTTCCCTCGGTGAAAGCTGTCTCTAGCGAGCCTAAGGAGAAGGTCGCCGACGTAGTTATCGATTCCGAACAAG GCTTTAGCTCTTTGAGTCCGTTTGGTCCAGACGCTGCTTCCGTTGCATCGAGTATTAAGTACCACTCCGAGTTCACGCCTTTGTTTTCTCCGGAGAAGTTTGAGTTGCCTAAGGCTTTCTTTGCTACTGCGAAAAGTGTTAGGGACGCTCTTATCATTAACTGGAACGCCACTTATGAGTATTACAACAGGGTGAATCCCAAACAGGCTTACTATTTGTCAATGGAGTTTCTGCAG GGTAGAGCCCTATCGAATGCAGTGGGGAACCTTGGGCTTACTGGCGCTTATGCTGACGCTTTGAAGAGTCTAGGCTTTGATTTGGAAAGCGTAGCTAGTCAG GAGCCAGATCCTGCACTTGGCAATGGGGGGCTCGGGAGACTTGCCTCTTGCTTTTTGGATTCCATGGCAACTTTGAATTATCCGGCATGGGGTTATGGACTTAGATACAAGTACGGCTTGTTCAAACAAAGAATCACAAAAGATGGACAGGAGGAAGCTGCAGAAGATTGGCTTgag CTAAGCAATCCTTGGGAAATAGTCAGAAATGATGTCTCCTATCCTGTCAAGTTCTATGGAAAAGTGGTTTCTGGATCAGATGGTAAGAAACAATGGATTGGTGGAGAAGACATTGTGGCCGTTGCTTATGATGTTCCAATACCTGGCTACAAAACTAAGACTACTATCAATCTACGTCTCTGGTCAACAAAAGCCCCTTCAGCAGATTTTGATTTGTCTTCTTATAACTCTGGGAAGCATACTGAGGCAGCACAAGCTCTATTTAACGCTGAAAAG ATTTGCTACGTGCTTTATCCCGGAGACGAGTCAAATGAAGGAAAGGCTCTTCGTCTGAAGCAACAGTACACTCTGTGCTCAGCCTCGCTCCAAGACATCATAGCACGCTTTGAGACAAGGTCTGGAGGAAGCGTCAACTGGGAGGAATTTCCAGAGAAGGTTGCAGTGCAGATGAATGACACTCACCCTACCTTATGCATTCCTGAGCTAATGAGGATTCTAATGGATTTGAAAGGACTAAGCTGGGAGGACGCTTGGAAGATCACACAGAG GACTGTGGCATACACAAACCATACAGTCTTGCCTGAGGCACTGGAGAAGTGGAGTTTAGACCTTATGGGGAAATTGCTACCTCGTCATGTGGAGATTATTGAAACGATTGATGAGGAG CTAGTTAGCACAATTGTTTCTGAGTATGGCACCGAGGATCCTGACTTACTCAAGGAGAAACTGAAGGCAATGAGGATCTTAGAAAACGTCGAGTTGCCTTCTGCTTTTGCGGATGTGATTGTGAagccaaagaaaaaaacagttaCTGCAAAAAACACTGAAGAGTCTAAAGAAGATGCTCAAACTGTGGTGaaaaaagaacaagaagagGAAGTAGAGGTTATCCCAGAACCGACAGTTAAACTACCAAAGATGGTCCGTATGGCCAACCTAGCTGTTGTGGGTGGTCATGCTGTAAATGGAGTTGCAGAGATACACAGTGAAATAGTGAAGAAGGATGTCTTTAATGAATTCGTTAAG TTGTGGCCAGACAAATTCCAGAATAAGACCAACGGAGTAACACCAAGGCGATGGATTAGTTTTTGCAACCCATACCTAAGTGATATTATAACTAACTGGATAGGCACAGAAGACTGGGTCTTAAATACTGAAAAGCTTGCGGAACTAAGAAAG TTTGCAGATGATGAAGCTCTTCAATCCGAGTGGAGGgcagcaaagaagaagaacaagttaaAGGTTGTATCACTAATCAAGGAAAGAACCGGATATACTGTCAACCCGGATGCAATGTTCGACATTCAG ATCAAACGTATCCACGAGTACAAGCGACAACTGCTTAATATCTTGGGAATTGTTTACCGCTACAAAAAGATGAAGGAGATGAGTGCAAGTGAAAGGGAGAAGGCCTTTGTTCCAAGAGTTTGCATATTTGGGGGAAAAGCATTTGCCACATATTTGCAAGCAAAGAGGATTGTGAAATTCATCACAGATGTTGGTTCTACTATTAACAATGATCCAGAAATAGGTGACCTGCTCAAG GTTATCTTTGTTCCTGATTACAATGTCAGTGTTGCTGAGTTGCTCATTCCAGCAAGTGAGCTTTCTCAGCACATCAG TACCGCTGGGATGGAAGCGAGTGGGACAAGCAACATGAAGTTTTCTATGAACGGTTGCATTTTGATTGGAACCTTGGATGGTGCCAATGTCGAGATTAGAGAAGAAGTTGGCGAAGAAAACTTCTTCCTCTTTGGTGCCAAAGCTGATGAGATTGTGAACCTTAGGAAAGAGAGAGCAGAGGGAAAG TTTGTTCCGGATCCTATTTTTGAAGAAGTCAAGCAATACGTTAGAAGCGGTGTCTTTGGCTCAAACTATGATGAACTGATTGGCTCTTTGGAAGGAAACGAAGGTTTTGGACGAGCTGATTACTTCCTCGTTGGCAAAGACTTTCCTAGTTACGTTGAATGCCAAGAAAAGGTTGACGAGGCATACCGAGACCAGAAA AGATGGACGAGAATGTCAATCTTGAACACGGCAGGCTCGTTCAAGTTTAGCAGTGACCGGACCATCCACGAATATGCCAAAGACATTTGGAATATTAAGCAAGTTGAACTTCCATGA
- the LOC106349120 gene encoding BAG family molecular chaperone regulator 8, chloroplastic-like gives MASRHHHACVRRQNHHVNIIPPVATSSRCCTHGDSTHLSPDNLLHLVASYLQTQRQETQSPDQTCSCETPCRRSNGGFHQHQKTNVPREHDDHVILSCLLRKIDDLESSLNEFAARYDQRRDRYSTLRDSAARVIQTRFRSFLVRRSVSFRHLKELALIKSSFVSLRSSVSGKTHFLFKVVFRKATDLLLQLDSIQGRIDPMIRSSKRSLSRDLVRFLQYIDDCAVRRYGSVVGSQFKFRGCDGKMGKVFVSNGELEELDSMSDESSYKFVKGNVVKAKPVVSDKDRNVCDVTSSEENNDSVVVMSRDNERKHGSKTRNMVLVEGSGGETVSFDENGNVYKVYGDTSESSISEEDDSVSGSKDGNGDEKENRNEVEGIKYVSKEEEESGCETEVSSSEGSEGDAVVTRALQSE, from the coding sequence ATGGCATCCCGTCACCACCACGCCTGCGTACGGCGCCAAAACCACCACGTCAACATCATCCCTCCAGTCGCCACGTCATCACGCTGCTGCACCCACGGAGATTCTACCCACCTTTCTCCTGATAATCTTCTTCATCTCGTCGCTTCTTACCTCCAGACTCAGCGACAAGAAACGCAATCTCCCGACCAAACCTGCTCCTGCGAAACTCCATGTCGGAGATCCAACGGTGGTTTCCACCAGCATCAGAAGACCAATGTTCCACGAGAACACGATGACCATGTTATCTTGTCTTGTCTCCTACGCAAAATCGACGATCTCGAGTCGTCTCTCAACGAGTTTGCAGCTCGCTACGACCAACGTCGAGATCGATACTCTACATTGAGAGACTCCGCGGCGCGTGTCATTCAAACGCGTTTCCGGTCTTTCCTTGTTCGAAGGTCCGTATCATTCAGGCATCTAAAGGAACTAGCTTTGATCAAATCCAGCTTCGTGTCTCTCAGATCTTCGGTTTCTGGGAAAACCCATTTCCTTTTCAAGGTTGTTTTTCGGAAAGCTACAGACTTGCTTCTGCAGCTTGACTCGATTCAGGGTAGGATTGATCCAATGATACGAAGTAGTAAGAGATCATTGAGCAGAGATTTGGTGAGGTTTCTGCAGTACATTGATGATTGTGCTGTTAGGAGGTATGGCTCTGTTGTGGGTAGCCAGTTCAAATTTAGAGGCTGTGATGGTAAAATGGGGAAAGTGTTTGTTAGCAATGGGGAGCTAGAAGAGTTGGACTCCATGAGTGATGAGAGTAGCTACAAGTTTGTGAAAGGCAATGTAGTCAAGGCAAAACCCGTGGTGTCTGATAAGGACAGGAATGTTTGTGACGTAACTTCGAGCGAAGAGAATAATGATTCGGTTGTAGTGATGTCCAGAGACAATGAAAGGAAGCATGGTTCGAAAACAAGGAACATGGTTTTGGTGGAAGGAAGTGGAGGGGAAACTGTGAGCTTTGATGAGAATGGGAACGTTTATAAGGTTTATGGGGATACGTCAGAGTCAAGCATAAGCGAGGAAGATGATTCTGTAAGTGGATCAAAAGATGGAAATGGAGACGAGAAAGAGAATAGGAATGAAGTTGAGGGAATCAAATATGTgtccaaggaagaagaagaaagtggtTGTGAAACTGAAGTCTCTTCTTCAGAGGGTAGTGAAGGGGATGCCGTAGTTACAAGAGCCCTCCAAAGCGAATGA
- the LOC106352337 gene encoding putative protein TPRXL, producing MNSSSKVIMAATMVMVVSLVMVLSLVLVLLAELYCSLLLGRRRRRNHSLTLPTTTITAAANTTSLAQAISTANDPSPSNTNPLTTGVLQTPNPFLITTNKTYLHHESSSLPASPAPVDNFIYISNPMYSNDATSKPTTPFETPESSPSRLETGDSSSSSSGEEDNNVTPTLTPMKDLPEKACSVSLTNARSLESSGSESNNEKDKDGGLSTSSGSPSYTSPSW from the coding sequence ATGAATAGCTCGTCGAAGGTGATAATGGCGGCAACCATGGTTATGGTAGTGAGCTTAGTAATGGTTCTAAGCTTAGTGTTAGTACTACTAGCCGAACTCTACTGCTCTCTCTTACTcggccgccgccgccgccgtaaTCACTCCCTCACCCTCCCCACCACCACAATCACCGCCGCTGCAAACACCACAAGCCTCGCTCAAGCCATTTCAACAGCCAACGACCCTTCACCATCTAACACCAATCCTCTAACCACAGGCGTCCTTCAAACTCCAAACCCTTTCCTCATAACAACCAACAAAACCTATCTTCACCATGAGTCTTCATCCTTACCAGCTTCCCCTGCACCCGTTGATAACTTCATCTACATATCGAACCCGATGTACTCTAACGACGCTACGAGTAAACCAACCACGCCTTTCGAGACCCCTGAGTCTTCACCGTCCAGGCTCGAGACCGGAgactcctcttcttcttcttccggcGAGGAAGATAACAATGTAACACCGACGCTGACTCCAATGAAGGATCTTCCTGAGAAGGCATGTTCTGTTTCGTTAACCAATGCGAGGTCGTTGGAGAGTTCGGGTAGTGAGTCAAACAACGAGAAGGACAAAGACGGTGGCTTGTCTACGTCGTCTGGTTCGCCGTCGTATACTTCTCCGTCGTGGTAG